CCTTCACAGAACTCCATCCTTGATCCAAATCAGTTGAGCTTTAAGAGCGGCCACTACACGGATACAGCTCTCTTCTCTGTGACTGAAGCcctgcaggaagctgcagggCTGCAGCTCAGGCCTCAGTTCTTATCTTGCTGAACTTTTCAGTAGCTTTTGATTGCATGAATCACTAATCTGTGCATTCTGATATGGGCATCTAGGGCAAAGTGctttcttggtttgaatccaaTCTCACTGGGcattctttcattttgtcatgACAATGACAAATGTTCTTATCCCATCCCCTCCCCACAGGGGTCCCCTAAGACTCAATTCTGGAGCTCCTTCTTTATGGAACACTTCTTCTTTGAGTCTATCCAATGGCCTCTCGTAACACTGCTATGCAGAGAACATACAACTACAACTCTCCTTCCTCCAAGATGACCCCATGGTCCCTGTGGAAATCTCGGCTGCACATTTGGTCATTGGTCGGCATAAAAGAGCCTAAATCAAATTCAAGTCACTAATGTTTGCCTATAGCAACTTGTTATGCACCCATCTTATTGAACTTTATCATATGGGTTAATGTTCTGTCTCAGCCACTGCCTTCCTCCAATACCTCTTTTACATAAAAAATTAGCCAAATTGCAATTGTGCAACAAGCGTCCAAATGCTATCACAGCATCTCTATCTCTGAGAAGCTCTTATCTCTTCTGAGATCAAGTCTACGGTGCCTAACTTAAACTTACTGTGCCCACTTTCCTGCACTGTGTCTTATTGACCAGACTTAGAACTTAGTGCTTAGTCTGTTATTGTACTGACACTTTAATATTATCACCTGGTTGTAAGTCACCTTGGATAAAAATGTCGAGTAAATGTCGTGTCATATAAATAGATAGCTAAAAATACTAAAGTGTAATGTATGATTCCACAGCCTCACAAGCCAAGAATCGTTCTTATCAGTGGTTTATAATTCGACCAGAAGTTACTGCTCGACAGGCTGGAGACGTGGGTGGGACCTGCTGTCACCGAGTTAAACAATACAGTCTGTGTTAAACTGGCTCAGATCATCGGGCAGAACTAAGTGTCAGTTGGTGGTTAATAAtctgagcaaacaaaaacaaactcacacatcCAACTTCACTTACCAgatattaaaaatgatcaaaaaacAATTCTGTGGACAccctccagaggtcatgtctgaaaaaaacGTCTTTACTGTGACATGTCCACATGCTTTCAATGAAAAAAGCAAATTGTTactattaaaacaaaaattttactttaaattgtaATCATTTATAATTTTGGCAAGAAGTATCCTGTCATATACTTTATATGACTGTGCTGAGTTTTTACTactgatacattttaaatgagcaacatttaaatgttgtggtcaagagggacaaaaaaaaagaaaaagcatgaaGGACGGTTTGTGGGGCAGCGATAAGCAGTTTGTCCCTGCATTACTCTGCATCTGAGGCCAAATTCATCACGCTTCCTTGCACAGAGAAGAAATAATGAGAACATTTTCTGAGATATTGTTTCTAATAATTCCCTCTCAGACTTAGTTACACCATGTAATAATAGAAACTTACTTCTATAATGTGGCCTATTGATTTCATTGTACATTTATACCTGAATCAGTCCTTAAAGTTCCCCTTATACCCTTAAACCAGGTATTACACAAAACACGATTCCGTATCAGTGTAAGATTACGTCACACCAATGGAATGATGTTAGTCCAGAAAAGCCAGTTATTGAGTAAGAAATACAATAAGACTAAGCCGCtgatttgtttgcattttctttGGGCAATTAACTGTGTGAGAAGGACAgagtgagaaacagagagaaccCCTCCCTCTTGACAGTTGCAAAGACATTCGATATCCCAAACTTACGAGCATGTGATGTCCCGATGACTTCAATGTGTCACGCTGGGCATGTTATGGCAACGTCACAGAACACAGCCTGTTAAATTTAGCCTGTAACTAGTTTTAAAGTATAGATCAACGTCACATATTCAATATTTCAGTAAAACAGGCCCCTAGTTACTAAATCTACTGCGGGTAAATACGTAACgtcaatattttttaattttgctcACCTCAGTGTAATGAGAAGAGCAAAGGTGTTTGACCTTTGCTCTTCACCTCTCATTCTCAACTCGAATCTGTCATATGATAAACCGTGTCCAAGAACATGTCAGACTCCATCATCCataaacagaatattttttaGAGCATATACGGTAAAGCTGATGTCACTTAGAGCCATTACAATGTGGCGTATGACATTTAGAGCATATAAAGTGATGCATATGCCAAACTCAATGATCTAAATATACAATACTGCATAAGCTATCTAAAGCCATTTAGAAGCTATACAGTATGGCGTATACAATCTAGAGCATATAGAAtatgctcttcttcttctgttacaTTTCCAGTTGTACGTGACAGTTTcaaatttcaaagtaaaagattTGATTTCAAAATAGAGGTTTGGaaattaaataagtaaaatgGCAGAGAAAACATTCAACATAAGAAATTAATTGAAATGATAAGAAACACAGATGACTATGTGCAACTTCTGATCTCCTGAACCTTTTGGGGGAAAgttaacagacaaacacacaaaccgcCCTCCAGTCATAGCACAAAGATATGAGACAGTGAAGATTGAAAGGACCTGTCTTAGTTGGTCAGTAAATTGTCTCACACtcaaaaacatgtctgaacatAAGCAGATTCCATTTTCAACCACAGTCCCAGCACAACTGTTGCAAAGGCCACATACAAAATGTCCTATGCAGTGTTGAGCTCTGTCTCTGCACGCTGGagcatgtgtttttgtgggtatgtgtgtgtgtgggggggggaattcTTAAGTGTATCTTAAAGGACaactaaaatattttaaaacctgCATTTGGGTTATAAAAACCCGAGAGACGTGTTCAGGCAGTTTCACAAGTGTAATACATTTGTAACTTACTCAACTGTTTTTTATGTGGATCATGCGGTGCCCTGGCAGACAGATCAAGTCGGACTGTGACACTCGAGATGTGCTGACAGTGAGCGAGGGCGTGACGCAACAGGAAAAGGTCTGGAGGGTTAACATGTGCCACAGCTCTTTTTACCACAGGGAGGAGACATTTCGCAACCACTCAGGCAAACGTCTTCTCTCACCATGATGTCATTACCTTATCCTGTCCTGGTATCCAACcatggactgtatttaaaaagtttccccaaaagtgaagccaaatcatcttagtcgtcccctggtggctagctgaggtattggtcataaaccctgGATGGGACACAGACCAAAATTAAGTAgttcttttcacactgatctATTTTCCAGTGTTTCCAGAAAGCTGGGGAAATTATTTGTCACCTTACTAACTTGGAACTCTTTTGTCCCCGTCAGGATCTTGTAGGAATAACAACTGCTTTTCCAGTGATCTGATGGGATGGAAGTTGTGTCCAACAAGTCCCTAGATTGACCCCTTATGTCTTAAATACAGTGAGTCCATCAGATCACCCagactgtgtatgaagatggacgacatgacagctcctcaaaggTCAAAGCGTCTCTTATTTGTTGCTATACAATCAAGGTGaaacataatgattgacagccgagactgagactcgcgattggtcgagcatgtgtgtCAGCTAGACCACATCacggatattttggcttaatttatGTACAATTGGATGAACTGGAgatatgtcgtccatcttggtttACAGTCTACTCTTCCAACATCCAGTAAATCTAAATTTACCAGACataaatttataaaaacattcaaaaacaaacatcaaaatTCAAGTTGCAATACAATCTTTTGCAAACATGTTCCTCATGATTTCCTTCCTTCAAACAAAAACTACATATAATGTTCAGATGCAGGAAATGATACTGATAGTgtttagaaagaaaatacaagaatcacatgtgaaaacatgaacaattttatgttttgtttttataaatcactAACAAAATTGAAATGCAATACAGAAATTGCACTGACAGTTCATCAGATTGTCTGACAGGTCATTAAATTCCACCACTCACCAAATTTACACGTGCGACTTTGTGCAAGAACTGCAAACCTACAGTGTTATCAAATCTAAGAAGACATCGACTTTTGAAAAATGATCATATTTTCCATCTCTTGAATACGTCGGTTAGCACAAAAATATCTTGCCCTCAGTTTAAATCTTTATATATTCATCTTTTATAAAATGGTACAATAACTGTACACTGTGAGCAACATTCAGTATCAGatagaataaataaagtgattCCATTCAGAGGctagaaaaatagaaatataaagagagagagcatttCATTTACAAATTGCACGAGAACACATATTGAAATTTGGGCTTTTTTGTGCATTGGAAAGATGATAAAAGAATTCAGAACATTTTCAGTCCCAGAAAATAATCAAGCAAGAGAACAGTTGAGTAAATGGAGCTTCAGAATAGTTAATGGAACCATAGTGACAAAACAAAccatgtgtgtaaatgtgtacacTTCCTGTTATGATTATGTGAAGCTTTGTGACTCTACGTTTTTGGCAGGGAATGATGGGACATTTCCTTGGTGGGTCATCTCGACCTGGACTGTGTTGACATTGTGTTAATTCATGTGTTGTATCAATGTTATAGAGTTTTACAGGTAAGAACATCCGAGGCCTGTACCACAAAGCCActtcaacatacccaggatatctCGCAGTTATCTTGCTTCACTGAGCCGAACATCAGACATCCTGGATGACGTCTAACATGACGCTGGTCGTCAACCACCTCAGTTAACTCTGGGTTTAGTTAATAACAATGGACAACATCAGAACCATAGCTATAGCACTAACTATGAGAGAAGAACCACTGCCACCTGCAGGTAAATCTGGTTATAGCAACGTTTATAAGTGACATTCAACaaggtgaaatgtaaacaaaattataacacaacaagaatagaaaagaaCCAGTGGAAATAATTATTATCCGATTATCAAAATAAGGCAAAGGATATATTGTAAATAAGTCGAGGAATTATTCTTCAGTTTCTTACTGAGAGAGTAGTTTTGCTTTGTTCTGCTGATTAACAGGCTTTATGAATAACAGTAATGTCAGACTGTTTCTTATATCAAAagcagagaggacagaagaaAAGTATTTTATGTCTGTCAATCTAactgaatattaaatatgtgtGGACAGCTTTTCTATTCAAAAACATTGAGTCTCCTCATGTGATTCTGAAGAGTAAAACAATCAAACTGGgaatcagaaaataaatctgtaataGTTATGTatagttgtttattttattttatgattaacTTTCTGTCAGAAGCTCTGCTTGCATGGAACAGTAAAATGATTCAACAGATCTATAAAAATATCtgttgctttttattatttgtcacaTTACTAACTCGGAACTCTTTTGTCAGGATCTTGAATGAAATAACAACTACTTTTCcagtgatctgattggtcagaagTTAGGTCTTTGACAGGATTTGATCTGATCCTCAGAAGTGAACCTAGTGGAGGTTAACTTCTGAGGATCAGATCAAATCCTGTCAAAGGATTTAACTCTTCGTGAATGTGAATCTGCCTCCACGCAACTTTAACCTCAGTCATTCATTAATTCTTAGTTAAAGATAAATCACTACAATTCCGTTCAGATTTATGTGGATAATTCATATTTCGTGGGATTCTCAGGCTTTTTGAGTAAAGACCACAAAGCAGATCTTTGCTTGTGACTGCAACAAGAAACCTTTGTCCTCCAAGCGAGTCCATCAGATCACTCAGACTGTgtaatgaagatggacgacatgacagctccactcGATCGCCacttggtggctggctgcagtattgctcataaacccacctcctccattgAATTGGATGGggcatggatcaaactaaaaagtaaaatgtcaaaaaagttTTCTCCAAATGTTTTCTGGGATTTCAGGTAGTtataatcacactgatgtatgttcaagtgctcattattcagtaagtttggtattaatttgttatttgatgttataaaatgGTCAAACGTGTTGATTGACAGTTAAGATAGCGAGCACATGTATTGGCGAGACCTCGCTACCGCGGCTCCACACCACgattgctactgtgcagactctggctccatctctatatacagtctatgtggCGCCTCTAATTAAGAGGGAGCATCAGGGACCTTGAGCATAAAGTGTAGATGAATCATACTGATTGAAAAATATAAGCAAAGAGAGCACATTCTGTGGATTGCACTTGAGTAATCTGAAATGAACGGAACCCTCACTAGCACGTGGCCTTAACTTTCAGTCTTAAGTGATTAATTTACAAACgtgttgttttgaaatgtttttgccACTTTGTGCAACAGCCCGAGCTCTTCTGCAGGCAGTGTGCGTTAATGTCTGAGTGAGTCTACATGAGTCCACAGCAGGGCTCCTTGTTGTTAGGCTGGTCCTCCTCTGGGGCTCGAAGTTTCAGTAATGGAGGATCTCCGCTGGCTGGGGTGAAATACACCTGGCTTGGGGAAGCCAGCTGCTCTGGACTGGGTGTCACTTGGAGCTCGGGCTCGGCCTGAGCGGCCGTAACCTCAGCCGCTGCCACAGAAGGCTCCTCCTCTAAGGAAGGGGGCAGTGGTGGCTGAGGTGCAGGGTATTTATTGAGCTTGGCGGCTGCCCGCTGGCGTTTTAGGTCAGCCAGAGTTTGGTGCGACTTCTCTCGAGTCATATTGTCTGCCCCCTCACCCTCTGCAGGCTCGGACCCCGCTCCAGATGCAGATACAGGGCTGAGCTGGTAGGAGGCGCTGCGCTCCATGCGACCCCCACCGCTCCACAGCTCTCCAGGCACAGAGGCAGCCAGGGAAACAGACGTCCCTCCATTACCAAGGCTGGACACTATTTTCCTGTCTGCACCCTCCAGTTCCTCTAATCGGGATGTCGCTGTAGAACCAGCAGCCTGAAACACAAGAACATTCAACAAAACCCGTCCTTAAATCAGATGAAactatttgaaaatgtgatgaaaaccCCCCACTAATAATTAGGACTGAGCTCCCTCACCGTGTTGGCGTGTTGGTGCAGCTcattgtccgtctgtctgtcctcatcGTCATCCTGTGGATCAGGCTGTCGACCGCGCTCCTGCCACACCTTGGCCTCTTTGTGGTGCTCTCGTCGGTACAGACTTGAACGCTCGTTCACACTGACACGACGCACCACCTTACTGTGGAGACAAAGTAAAGCAAAAACTTCATACACTTAACATCATTTTGCCCCCTCTCGTTCTTCGGAGCTCTGTTTAAAGTCAACTCTCACCCTCTGCTGCCGGTACTGGAGGCTCGTCTTTGCAGTGTGCCCTTCTGCCGGTCTTGGCTCTTCATGATGGCATCATGTTTGTGCTTTAGGTCCGTTAGTCTGGCTCTCACCtcctcatccacacacacatctggaaaaACCGAAGCAGCTAAGATCATACATTGAGATTTTATAGGAAAGAGGCTGATAGAAagctaaaatgaaagaaatggcTCTGGACGATTTGTTCCTCTTTAACAGAGATTAAGTAGATTAACTGTATATCATCCGCATTATTTTGCTATGAGGACCAAAGAGGCTATTTGGTTTTACCCAGAGGTGTCTCCTCCAAGACAGACTTGGTGTTCAGATTAGCTCCATGTGCTACCAGCAGTTCCACCATTTGGATCTATGGAATAAATAAAGACGGTATAATATAAATAGGTCAGTTAGGAAAAGTAGTAGTCATGTTTTGCTTTGTCTGCAGTGCTTACTTGTCCCCAGCAGGAGGCAGCATGTAGCGGTGTCCAGCCATCAGcatccttcacctccacctcagccCTGTTGTCCAGCAACAGCTCTGCCACTGATGCATAGCCATTAGCAGATGCTATATGAAGCTGGGAGACATGCACAATATATAAATGGTATGTTGATCAACTCTAGCCaaatgaaaaagcaaaacaaaatacaaggTATCTGCCATCTtctattttgacattttgaatatccagagtttttttttcttggccgAATGTAACTGAATGTTGTCTGATATTATTACAACAGTTATGTTGCCTGTTATTGCATAATTAGACATATTATTCCACATTTTTCTACAACTGTGAATACATGCTGAAACCACACAAAGTTAAAATCCCTGAGCTGGTAAATCTGCTTTGCACCACTCTGTGTAGGCAGCTTAAATTTCTTCATCTGCGCGTGTTCCTGTGTCTCACCAGTCCAGCTCCATTATTGTCCTGAGCGTTTAAGTCTGCTTTGCTCTGAAGCAGAGCCCGAATGTCGGCTAGCATGGCCGCCTCCTTAGCTCCTCTGCATTCATCTATACGGTCCTGAGTTATccctatgcacacacacagaaagataCCAGTTAGCAAATAGATAACAGTTAGAgagttaaaacatttgtttgaattttgatatatacatatattgagAGTAAAGTCATAATTTGAGGCTGTGTCATTTTAAAGGGTGAATATCAGAGGATCAGTCTGTtgcctgtgttaaaatgaggaatgtggagcatcttgttaagtcaTACTTTGGTTTAGGTTTCACAACGAAATACATAATCTTTTGGCACATCAGCCCCACATTgtcataagtatcaggactttgaaaagactGTGCAGGAAACTGTCTATGCTGGAGAGAGAACCACACAaacttggaaaatgtgtcttttgtgggggaaatgtttggtagttgTCGATTGCAGGGATATCGTTGGTTACATCTGCGTATTCAAAGGGATTTCACACTTTCTCAAGAAAGCTGCTGCttatttcctgcttttttttgtggaaataGTATGAAATTTCTACCTACAGTTTCACTACCAACACCTTTTTCTGCACAGTCTGCAGAGATGTTCACATGCATCTTCTGACAATCATAATCCCACCATGTTCAGCCATAAccatctccagcagctccagggtGGCCTCGTCCTCACAGAGGTCATAGGGCATGTTGCCGTCTGCGTTGACAGCCAGCAGGTCAGCCCCACTagaagcatgcacacacaaacatccaaaaAGAGAAGTATTAATAAACCACACAGTGACATGGCCTTGTGTACGAAGCCACTCATGATGATTCATTCACTTGCAAAGTGTTCTGACATtgaagctgcagccacattTGCATTGTTTATGTAAACAAGATACTCTGGTCAAGAAAGCTCTCAGCGGTGCCTTTTCCACAGAGGCAGTTCCAGGGCCAGTTTGGAGCTAATGCCTAATATGGAACCAGTTCTTTGTTTTGACAGCTAAAGAACTGGGTCTTGGCCAGAAAAACTGGTTCCAGAGTGTCACTGAGTCATTGCTGGTAGGAAACGCCTACTTGAGAGGCTGGGGGTGGGATTATCGTGACCAACAAGACTAACCACAACCACTTGTAACCGGGTCTGACTTCTCCACTCTGTgtgcaaaacacaacatttgtgttGGGGAAGaccaaaatgttgtttttatgtgtatcCATtgacaaggtgtgtgtgtgagagtgtgtgtgacgcTGTGTGTCTGTAACGTGTATAGTGTCGTTATGACGTGGCTCTAGCCCATTGAAAagcagtgttttttaaaaggtttaaaagtTGACCAGCTCTAGCACCAGCCCAGCAGTCGGCTCACTTTGGAGGAAAGGGTCTAGAAAACCACATCCATGAAGGGAAGGAGTATACAATGCTTGTCGAAACACAGTTGTATCAGCTTATGAATTTTTGTCATGCTACTTTTGACACTAACACAGAGTAAAGTTATGACATTCAAGGCCGAACTCACGCCTGGATCAGGAGCTGCACCAGACCAGTGTGTCCACAGGTGGCAGCAGCGTGCAGCGGTGTCCACAACTCACTATCGCAGGCATTCACACAGGCGCCAGCATCCAGCAGGCATTGCACGATCTCCACAAAGTCATCAATGCAGCACTGAGAAGAAAGGGCAGATGTGGCTGAAAATGTATCTACACATGGACA
This portion of the Hippoglossus stenolepis isolate QCI-W04-F060 chromosome 19, HSTE1.2, whole genome shotgun sequence genome encodes:
- the ppp1r16a gene encoding protein phosphatase 1 regulatory subunit 16A, with product MATDHGELLAEMATVGRLSATERLKHAQKRRTQQLKTWVQMEKDSVRGSRAKADKKKARTIKVTFPNTVTLLDAAARNDVEEVRELLNSGISPDLVNEDGLTALHQCCIDDFVEIVQCLLDAGACVNACDSELWTPLHAAATCGHTGLVQLLIQAGADLLAVNADGNMPYDLCEDEATLELLEMVMAEHGITQDRIDECRGAKEAAMLADIRALLQSKADLNAQDNNGAGLLHIASANGYASVAELLLDNRAEVEVKDADGWTPLHAASCWGQIQMVELLVAHGANLNTKSVLEETPLDVCVDEEVRARLTDLKHKHDAIMKSQDRQKGTLQRRASSTGSRGKVVRRVSVNERSSLYRREHHKEAKVWQERGRQPDPQDDDEDRQTDNELHQHANTAAGSTATSRLEELEGADRKIVSSLGNGGTSVSLAASVPGELWSGGGRMERSASYQLSPVSASGAGSEPAEGEGADNMTREKSHQTLADLKRQRAAAKLNKYPAPQPPLPPSLEEEPSVAAAEVTAAQAEPELQVTPSPEQLASPSQVYFTPASGDPPLLKLRAPEEDQPNNKEPCCGLM